In Arachis stenosperma cultivar V10309 chromosome 1, arast.V10309.gnm1.PFL2, whole genome shotgun sequence, one DNA window encodes the following:
- the LOC130936463 gene encoding glycerophosphodiester phosphodiesterase GDPD6 isoform X3 has protein sequence MILLRRALFLLRQKAFTPQSLLGFSLVIFLLFVIGCTARPIYPLPSQDDYRIRQPLQTFRPYNIAHRGANGVIPEETRPAYLKAIEDGADFIETDILSSKDGVLICFHDVTLDNTTDIAKYKKFENRKRTYEVEGVNRTGFFTVDFTIEELKSLRVNQRYSFRDKQYNGKFGIITFEEFISIALDADRVVGIYPEIKNPVFINQHVKWPNGKRFEDIFVKTLQKYGYKGSYLSKDWLKQPVFIQSFAPTSLVYISNQTDLPKVFLIDDVTVSTQDTNQSYWEITSDKYLNYIKNYVVGIGPWKDTIVPVAKNYLEEPSDLVARAHAHNLQVHPYTYRNENQFLHFNFSQDPYKEYDYWINKIGVDGLFTDFTGSLHNFQEWTSSDTKTESNILHKIALLVSPYNN, from the exons ATGATTCTTCTTCGTAGAGCTCTTTTCCTATTGCGGCAGAAGGCCTTTACTCCGCAAAGTTTATTGg GTTTTTCTCTTGTGATATTTCTATTGTTTGTTATTGGATGCACTGCAAGGCCTATTTATCCACTTCCTAGTCAAGATGATTATAGAATTCGGCAGCCTCTACAAACTTTCCGGCCATACAACATTGCGCACCGAGGCGCAAATGGAGTGATTCCTGAAGAAACTCGTCCTGCATACTTG AAAGCTATTGAAGATGGTGCAGACTTCATTGAAACTGATATCTTATCTTCCAAAGATGGTGTTCTTATATGTTTCCACGATGTTACCCTTGATAATACCACTGACATTGCGAAGTACAAAAAGTTTGAAAATCGTAAAAGGACATACGAAGTCGAAGGGGTCAACCGCACTGGATTTTTTACTG TTGATTTCACAATTGAGGAATTAAAGTCATTAAGGGTGAATCAGAGGTATAGCTTCAGGGATAAACAGTATAATG GAAAATTTGGAATCATCACTTTCGAAGAGTTCATTTCCATTGCATTGGATGCAGATAGAGTTGTTGGAATATATCCAGAGATAAAGAATCCAGTTTTTATCAATCAGCAT GTGAAATGGCCAAATGGCAAAAGATTTGAAGACATATTTGTCAAGACACTTCAGAAATATGGATACAAGGGTTCATACTTGTCAAAAGACTGGCTAAAACAACCTGTATTTATTCAGTCATTTGCTCCAACATCACTTGTGTATATATCAAATCAAACGGATTTGCCCAAGGTTTTCTTAATTGATGATGTTACTGTTTCGACGCAAGACACTAATCAG TCATATTGGGAAATCACATCCGATAAATACCTAAACTACATAAAGAATTACGTTGTTGGAATTGGACCTTGGAAGGACACAATAGTACCTGTGGCAAAGAATTATTTGGAAGAGCCTAGTGATCTTGTTGCCAGGGCACATGCTCATAACCTTCAG GTGCATCCATATACTTACCGAAATGAGAACCAGTTTTTGCACTTCAACTTTAGTCAAGATCCTTATAAAGAGTATGATTATTGGATCAACAAAATAGGAGTTGATGGCCTCTTCACAGATTTCACAGGAAGTCTTCACAATTTTCAGGAATGGACCTCCAGTGATACAAAGACTGAATCCAATATATTGCATAAAATTGCTCTTTTGGTCTCTCCTTATAATAACTAA
- the LOC130935177 gene encoding uncharacterized protein LOC130935177, producing MSSGSSMSVASRRTMDDVFSVDSGLTGVRRGRLRRGEHPKCKCKTYAIISRSRIAENPNRLFFGCPHFKEKQENCDFFVWFDEIFGYLVDDVVDRRRLASVETCVGEEFGAGLDYCLEERVKQLEEMLIKRNEDSLKVKKDSVLSLFSSVIIGALVVVIMFCIYVVVI from the exons ATGTCGAGTGGAAGCAGCATGTCAGTTGCAAGTCGGAGAACTATGGATGATGTCTTCAGTGTTGACAGCGGTTTGACTGGCGTCCGAAGGGGGCGACTTAGAAGAGGAGAACATCCTAAGTGTAAGTGCAAGACATATGCCATAATATCCAGGTCTCGCATAGCAGAAAATCCGAATAGGCTGTTCTTTGGCTGTCCTCACTTCAAG GAAAAGCAAGAAAattgtgatttttttgtatGGTTTGATGAGATCTTTGGGTATTTGGTGGATGATGTAGTTGATAGGCGTAGATTGGCCTCTGTGGAGACATGCGTGGGTGAAGAATTTGGTGCAGGTTTGGATTATTGCTTGGAGGAGAGAGTGAAACAATTGGAGGAGATGTTAATAAAGAGGAATGAAGATAGTTTGAAAGTCAAGAAGGACAGTGTTCTAAGCTTGTTTAGTAGTGTAATAATAGGTGCACTTGTAGTTGTGATTATGTTTTGTATTTATGTGGTGGTTATTTAA
- the LOC130936463 gene encoding glycerophosphodiester phosphodiesterase GDPD6 isoform X1 — protein sequence MYICSFSEGTRLIKQRVDLTSRAISMANPTSKQNPTTNSCFSLVIFLLFVIGCTARPIYPLPSQDDYRIRQPLQTFRPYNIAHRGANGVIPEETRPAYLKAIEDGADFIETDILSSKDGVLICFHDVTLDNTTDIAKYKKFENRKRTYEVEGVNRTGFFTVDFTIEELKSLRVNQRYSFRDKQYNGKFGIITFEEFISIALDADRVVGIYPEIKNPVFINQHVKWPNGKRFEDIFVKTLQKYGYKGSYLSKDWLKQPVFIQSFAPTSLVYISNQTDLPKVFLIDDVTVSTQDTNQSYWEITSDKYLNYIKNYVVGIGPWKDTIVPVAKNYLEEPSDLVARAHAHNLQVHPYTYRNENQFLHFNFSQDPYKEYDYWINKIGVDGLFTDFTGSLHNFQEWTSSDTKTESNILHKIALLVSPYNN from the exons atgtatatatgttcATTCAGCGAAGGAACAAGACTCATAAAACAAAGAGTGGACTTGACTTCAAGGGCCATTTCCATGGCTAACCCAACCAGTAAGCAAAACCCAACAACGAACAGCT GTTTTTCTCTTGTGATATTTCTATTGTTTGTTATTGGATGCACTGCAAGGCCTATTTATCCACTTCCTAGTCAAGATGATTATAGAATTCGGCAGCCTCTACAAACTTTCCGGCCATACAACATTGCGCACCGAGGCGCAAATGGAGTGATTCCTGAAGAAACTCGTCCTGCATACTTG AAAGCTATTGAAGATGGTGCAGACTTCATTGAAACTGATATCTTATCTTCCAAAGATGGTGTTCTTATATGTTTCCACGATGTTACCCTTGATAATACCACTGACATTGCGAAGTACAAAAAGTTTGAAAATCGTAAAAGGACATACGAAGTCGAAGGGGTCAACCGCACTGGATTTTTTACTG TTGATTTCACAATTGAGGAATTAAAGTCATTAAGGGTGAATCAGAGGTATAGCTTCAGGGATAAACAGTATAATG GAAAATTTGGAATCATCACTTTCGAAGAGTTCATTTCCATTGCATTGGATGCAGATAGAGTTGTTGGAATATATCCAGAGATAAAGAATCCAGTTTTTATCAATCAGCAT GTGAAATGGCCAAATGGCAAAAGATTTGAAGACATATTTGTCAAGACACTTCAGAAATATGGATACAAGGGTTCATACTTGTCAAAAGACTGGCTAAAACAACCTGTATTTATTCAGTCATTTGCTCCAACATCACTTGTGTATATATCAAATCAAACGGATTTGCCCAAGGTTTTCTTAATTGATGATGTTACTGTTTCGACGCAAGACACTAATCAG TCATATTGGGAAATCACATCCGATAAATACCTAAACTACATAAAGAATTACGTTGTTGGAATTGGACCTTGGAAGGACACAATAGTACCTGTGGCAAAGAATTATTTGGAAGAGCCTAGTGATCTTGTTGCCAGGGCACATGCTCATAACCTTCAG GTGCATCCATATACTTACCGAAATGAGAACCAGTTTTTGCACTTCAACTTTAGTCAAGATCCTTATAAAGAGTATGATTATTGGATCAACAAAATAGGAGTTGATGGCCTCTTCACAGATTTCACAGGAAGTCTTCACAATTTTCAGGAATGGACCTCCAGTGATACAAAGACTGAATCCAATATATTGCATAAAATTGCTCTTTTGGTCTCTCCTTATAATAACTAA
- the LOC130936463 gene encoding glycerophosphodiester phosphodiesterase GDPD6 isoform X2: MYICSFSEGTRLIKQRVDLTSRAISMANPTSFSLVIFLLFVIGCTARPIYPLPSQDDYRIRQPLQTFRPYNIAHRGANGVIPEETRPAYLKAIEDGADFIETDILSSKDGVLICFHDVTLDNTTDIAKYKKFENRKRTYEVEGVNRTGFFTVDFTIEELKSLRVNQRYSFRDKQYNGKFGIITFEEFISIALDADRVVGIYPEIKNPVFINQHVKWPNGKRFEDIFVKTLQKYGYKGSYLSKDWLKQPVFIQSFAPTSLVYISNQTDLPKVFLIDDVTVSTQDTNQSYWEITSDKYLNYIKNYVVGIGPWKDTIVPVAKNYLEEPSDLVARAHAHNLQVHPYTYRNENQFLHFNFSQDPYKEYDYWINKIGVDGLFTDFTGSLHNFQEWTSSDTKTESNILHKIALLVSPYNN, translated from the exons atgtatatatgttcATTCAGCGAAGGAACAAGACTCATAAAACAAAGAGTGGACTTGACTTCAAGGGCCATTTCCATGGCTAACCCAACCA GTTTTTCTCTTGTGATATTTCTATTGTTTGTTATTGGATGCACTGCAAGGCCTATTTATCCACTTCCTAGTCAAGATGATTATAGAATTCGGCAGCCTCTACAAACTTTCCGGCCATACAACATTGCGCACCGAGGCGCAAATGGAGTGATTCCTGAAGAAACTCGTCCTGCATACTTG AAAGCTATTGAAGATGGTGCAGACTTCATTGAAACTGATATCTTATCTTCCAAAGATGGTGTTCTTATATGTTTCCACGATGTTACCCTTGATAATACCACTGACATTGCGAAGTACAAAAAGTTTGAAAATCGTAAAAGGACATACGAAGTCGAAGGGGTCAACCGCACTGGATTTTTTACTG TTGATTTCACAATTGAGGAATTAAAGTCATTAAGGGTGAATCAGAGGTATAGCTTCAGGGATAAACAGTATAATG GAAAATTTGGAATCATCACTTTCGAAGAGTTCATTTCCATTGCATTGGATGCAGATAGAGTTGTTGGAATATATCCAGAGATAAAGAATCCAGTTTTTATCAATCAGCAT GTGAAATGGCCAAATGGCAAAAGATTTGAAGACATATTTGTCAAGACACTTCAGAAATATGGATACAAGGGTTCATACTTGTCAAAAGACTGGCTAAAACAACCTGTATTTATTCAGTCATTTGCTCCAACATCACTTGTGTATATATCAAATCAAACGGATTTGCCCAAGGTTTTCTTAATTGATGATGTTACTGTTTCGACGCAAGACACTAATCAG TCATATTGGGAAATCACATCCGATAAATACCTAAACTACATAAAGAATTACGTTGTTGGAATTGGACCTTGGAAGGACACAATAGTACCTGTGGCAAAGAATTATTTGGAAGAGCCTAGTGATCTTGTTGCCAGGGCACATGCTCATAACCTTCAG GTGCATCCATATACTTACCGAAATGAGAACCAGTTTTTGCACTTCAACTTTAGTCAAGATCCTTATAAAGAGTATGATTATTGGATCAACAAAATAGGAGTTGATGGCCTCTTCACAGATTTCACAGGAAGTCTTCACAATTTTCAGGAATGGACCTCCAGTGATACAAAGACTGAATCCAATATATTGCATAAAATTGCTCTTTTGGTCTCTCCTTATAATAACTAA
- the LOC130943768 gene encoding F-box/kelch-repeat protein At3g06240-like, translated as MASLNKKVSPSNVNLPNDLVLNILSRLPVKSLKRFSCVQKSWANLLEDPHFVDMYYENLTSKTRDSCLLLNQHVPNTVESYLFLLFGERYENRVKFDWPSPFHEDNESVIVVGSCVNGTICLQQVSMIDTTTSIKVLLWTPKTKEFKVVPPSLTAEPELQFQITITGFGYDHVTDDYKLIQNVLVHALNNDYAEVNPPLPGQFWQIYSVKSNCWRNLDLEMTCDVFPQPVGLAVYLNGVCHWLACEDHNQEPYDTDVLLVSFDMSSEMFVTTPISRYNHHDFCDRYLVVLKESVAVISMFENNNCFDVSILGEAGVEESWVKLFTVGLPTCVDHPIGAGKNGDIFFRKYDGELVWYDFSSKTIKEIGIKGEFCYSQTVML; from the coding sequence ATGGCTTCATTGAATAAGAAGGTTAGTCCTAGTAATGTTAATTTACCTAATGATCTTGTACTAAACATTCTGTCAAGATTGCCTGTGAAATCTTTGAAGCGATTTAGTTGCGTGCAAAAATCTTGGGCAAATTTACTTGAGGATCCTCATTTCGTCGACATGTACTATGAGAATTTAACTTCTAAAACCCGTGATTCATGTCTCCTCCTGAATCAACATGTACCAAATACTGTTGAAAGTTATTTGTTTTTACTTTTTGGAGAGAGGTATGAGAACAGAGTCAAATTTGATTGGCCATCTCCATTTCATGAGGATAACGAAAGCGTTATAGTTGTTGGCTCTTGTGTTAATGGTACAATTTGTCTCCAGCAAGTCTCTATGATAGACACAACCACCAGCATCAAAGTATTGTTATGGACCCCGAAAACTAAGGAATTTAAGGTTGTTCCACCTTCTCTTACTGCTGAGCCTGAACTACAGTTTCAGATAACAATCACTGGTTTTGGTTATGATCATGTGACAGATGACTATAAGCTAATTCAAAATGTGCTTGTTCATGCCTTAAATAATGATTATGCAGAAGTAAATCCACCTCTTCCTGGTCAATTTTGGCAAATTTATAGTGTAAAAAGTAATTGTTGGAGGAACCTTGATCTTGAAATGACATGTGATGTGTTTCCACAACCAGTCGGTCTAGCTGTGTACTTGAACGGAGTATGCCATTGGTTGGCCTGTGAAGATCATAATCAAGAGCCATATGACACAGATGTGTTACTTGTGTCATTTGACATGAGCAGTGAGATGTTTGTTACTACACCGATCAGTCGATATAACCATCATGATTTTTGTGATAGATATTTGGTGGTGCTCAAAGAATCTGTTGCTGTAATTTCAAtgtttgaaaataataattgcTTCGACGTATCAATTTTGGGTGAAGCTGGTGTTGAGGAATCATGGGTCAAACTTTTCACCGTTGGCCTGCCAACCTGTGTTGATCATCCTATTGGTGCTGGGAAGAATGGTGACATATTCTTCAGAAAATATGATGGTGAGTTGGTTTGGTATGATTTTAGTAGCAAGACGATTAAGGAAATTGGTATCAAGGGAGAGTTTTGTTACAGTCAAACTGTAATGTTGTGA
- the LOC130936454 gene encoding replication protein A 70 kDa DNA-binding subunit B translates to MAKSVSPDAISTLLANPTPDSSSDLPEIVVQVLDLKQSGNRYMFSASDGKLKLRAILPSSQYSDVLSGKIQNLGLIRILDYTLNDIPNKSEKYLIVTKCEPVSPALESEIKSEVKNEGGGIVLKPKQDSAVKIEGGIVLKPKQEVVSKSAAQIVHEQQRNVAPAARMAMTRRVRPLVSLNPYQGNWTIKVSVTSKGNMRTYKNARGEGCVFNVELTDEDGTQIQATMFNDAARKFYDKFVLGKVYYISKGTLKVANKQFKTVQNDYEMTLNENSEVEEAANEASFVPETKFSFVPIDQLGPYVNKSELVDVVGVVQNVSPTMSIRRKSNNETIPKRDITIADETKKTVVVSLWNDLATNIGQELLDMADKSPVVAIKSLRVGDFQGVSLSAISKSVIKIDPEIPEAKKLRCWYDSEGKDATMASVGSGSSPSSMNGSRSVYSDRVSLSYITSNLSLGEDKPAFFSLRGYISFIKPDQAMWYRACKTCNKKVTESIGAGYWCEGCQKNDEQCSLRYIMVVKVADESGEAYVSVFNEEAEKIVGCSADELDFLKSQEGEDNPFQLKLKQATWVPHLFRVSVSQNEYNNEKRQRITARTVVPVDFAAESRLLLEDISKMRASQ, encoded by the exons ATGGCGAAATCCGTGAGCCCCGACGCCATTTCCACTCTGCTTGCAAATCCAACACCGGATTCCTCCTCTGATCTTCCCGAAATAGTTGTGCAAGTCCTCGATCTCAAGCAAAGTGGCAACAGATACAT GTTTAGTGCTAGTGATGGAAAATTGAAGCTGAGGGCGATTTTGCCCTCGAGTCAGTACTCTGATGTGCTCTCTGGCAAGATTCAGAACCTCGGCCTTATTCGAATCCTTGATTACACTCTCAATGATATCCCCAACAAATCTGAAAA GTATCTTATTGTTACCAAATGCGAACCTGTGTCTCCTGCTCTTGAATCAGAGATAAAGAGCGAGGTGAAAAATGAAGGTGGTGGCATTGTTCTGAAGCCGAAGCAAGACAGTGCGGTCAAGATTGAAGGTGGGATTGTGTTGAAGCCGAAGCAGGAAGTGGTGTCAAAATCTGCTGCTCAGATTGTGCATGAACAGCAAAGAAA TGTTGCACCTGCTGCGAGAATGGCCATGACACGTAGGGTGCGTCCTCTTGTTTCATTGAACCCTTATCAGGGTAATTGGACTATTAAGGTTAGTGTTACGAGCAAAGGGAACATGCGCACCTATAAGAATGCTCGAGGAGAAGGTTGTGTCTTTAATGTGGAGTTGACAGATGAAGAT GGCACACAGATTCAAGCAACCATGTTTAATGATGCTGCAAGGAAGTTCTATGACAAGTTTGTTTTGGGAAAGGTTTACTACATATCAAAGGGTACTTTGAAAGTTGCTAACAAGCAGTTCAAAACTGTACAAAATGACTATGAAATGACACTGAATGAGAATTCTGAGGTAGAGGAAGCTGCCAATGAAGCAAGTTTTGTTCCCGAAACAAAATTCAGCTTTGTACCAATTGATCAGTTGGGTCCTTATGTCAACAAATCTGAACTTGTTG atgttgttggagttgttcaGAATGTATCTCCAACTATGAGCATAAGAAGGAAGAGCAACAATGAAACTATTCCAAAGCGTGACATTACTATTGCTGATGAAAC GAAGAAGACAGTAGTGGTGTCTCTGTGGAATGATCTTGCAACTAACATAGGTCAAGAGTTGCTGGACATGGCTGATAAATCTCCAGTAGTTGCAATTAAGTCTCTTCGGGTTGGGGATTTCCAAG GTGTTTCTTTGTCAGCTATAAGCAAAAGTGTAATTAAGATTGATCCGGAGATACCTGAAGCAAAGAAGCTTAGATGCTG GTATGACTCTGAAGGCAAAGATGCTACAATGGCTTCTGTTGGCTCTGGCTCGAGTCCTTCATCCATGAATGGAAGTAGATCTGTGTACTCTGATCGTGTTTCACTTTCTTACATAACTTCGAACCTGTCATTGGGAGAAGACAAG CCTGCATTTTTCAGCCTTAGAGGATACATAAGCTTCATAAAGCCAGACCAAGCAATGTGGTACCGTGCTTGCAAAACTTGCAACAAGAAAGTCACTGAGAGCATTGGTGCTGGGTATTGGTGTGAAGGTTGCCAGAAAAATGATGAACAATGCAGTTTAAG ATACATTATGGTTGTAAAAGTTGCTGATGAAAGTGGGGAGGCTTATGTCTCAGTCTTCAATGAAGAAGCTGAGAAGATTGTTGGGTGCTCTGCTGATGAACTAGACTTCTTAAAATCTCAG GAGGGAGAAGATAACCCTTTTCAACTGAAACTGAAACAAGCTACTTGGGTTCCTCATCTTTTCCGGGTTAGCGTTTCTCAAAACGAGTATAACAATGAGAAGAGGCAAAGGATCACAGCCAGGACCGTTGTCCCTGTTGACTTTGCTGCTGAGTCAAGACTTCTCTTGGAAGATATATCTAAGATGAGAGCTTCACAATAA